Proteins from a single region of Budorcas taxicolor isolate Tak-1 chromosome 7, Takin1.1, whole genome shotgun sequence:
- the RAB8A gene encoding ras-related protein Rab-8A has product MAKTYDYLFKLLLIGDSGVGKTCVLFRFSEDAFNSTFISTIGIDFKIRTIELDGKRIKLQIWDTAGQERFRTITTAYYRGAMGIMLVYDITNEKSFDNIRNWIRNIEEHASADVEKMILGNKCDVNDKRQVSKERGEKLALDYGIKFMETSAKANINVENAFYTLARDIKAKMDKKLEGNSPQGSNQGVKITPDQQKRSSFFRCVLL; this is encoded by the exons ATGGCGAAGACCTACGATTACCTGTTCAAGCTGCTGCTGATCGGGGACTCGGGGGTGGGGAAGACCTGTGTCCTGTTCCGCTTCTCCGAGGACGCCTTCAACTCCACTTTCATCTCCACCATAG gaATTGACTTTAAAATTAGGACCATAGAGCTCGATGGCAAGAGAATTAAGCTACAGATATG GGACACAGCTGGTCAGGAGCGGTTTCGGACGATCACGACGGCCTACTACAGGGGTGCAATG GGCATCATGCTGGTCTACGACATCACCAACGAGAAGTCCTTTGATAACATCCGGAACTGGATTCGGAACATTGAAGAG caCGCCTCTGCAGATGTCGAGAAGATGATCCTTGGGAACAAGTGCGATGTGAACGACAAGAGACAGGTGTCCAAGGAGCGGGGAGAAAAG ctggCCCTGGACTATGGAATCAAGTTCATGGAGACAAGCGCAAAGGCCAACATCAACGTGGAGAAC GCATTTTACACTCTCGCCAGAGACATCAAAgcaaaaatggataaaaaattg GAAGGCAACAGCCCCCAGGGGAGCAACCAAGGAGTCAAAATCACCCCAGACCAGCAGAAGAGGAGCAGCTTCTTCCGATGTGTTCTTCTGTGA